The Clostridium sp. DL-VIII DNA window CTGCTCCAGCTCCTACTAGTGCAAATCTGCCTATATTATGTCCACATACAATCGTAACATTTGCTCCAATAGATGCACCTTTTCCAATTACAGTTTCCCTATATTCACTTTTTCTTTCTATAAAGCTTCTTGGATTTACTACATTGGTAAATACACATGATGGTCCTAAGAATACATCATCTTCACAAATAACACCTGTATAAACAGACACATTATTTTGTATTTTTACACCATTTCCAATTTTTACGCCTGGTGATATTACAACATTTTGGCCTATGTTACACTTCTCCCCAATTTCACAATTGCTCATTACATGAGAAAAATGCCATATCTTTGTTCCATCTCCTATTTTCACATTATCATCTACATAGCTTGACTCATGTACAAAATAATTATCGCTCATAATATTAGTCTCCACATATTCATATTTATTCTATAAGTATCAAAATAACATCTTACTCTACAAATTCTAGGCTTTTATGCTTTCAATAATATAATCTACCTCAGTTTCTGTTAACTCTGGATAAACTGGTATTGCAAAAGTTCTATGAGATAAGTATTCAGCAACCGGCATATCGCCTTCTTTATATCCAAGATCCTTATATACCTTTTGTAAATGCAATGGAACTGGATAATAAACTCCAGTTGCAACTCCTTTTTCTTTAAGCTTTGTAAGCATAGTTTCCCTATCCTCGCATTGAAGCACATATTGGTGATATATAGGGTCATTTTCTTTATCCACAACCGGTGTTACCACATTTGAATTCTTTAGTTTTTCATCATATATTTTAGCTATTTTTCTTCTTCCTTCATTCCACTTATCTAAATGTGGCAATTTAACCCTTAGAATTGCTGCCTGAATAGCATCTAATCTAGAATTGAAGCCAATTAAATAGTTATAATATTTTAAAGGATTATATACTGTATCATCGCCATCCTTAGAAGTTTCTATTTCTTCTTTTATATTATTCAAGAAGTTAAAAGCTTTTTGTCCATTTTCTCCACTTCCATGGGTTCTTAAGGCTCTTGCTACTATAGCTATATTATCATCATTTGTAACTATCATACCACCATCTCCGGCACATGATAAATTTTTAGTTGGGAAAAATGAGAAGCATGCTGCATCGCCTAAAGTTCCTATCATCTTTCCTTTATATTTAGATCCCACTGCTTGAGCCGCATCTTCTATAACTTTTAAATTATGTTTCTTTGCTATTTCATTTATTTCATCCATTCTAGCACTTTGCCCAAAAATATGGACAGGTATAATGGCTTTTGTTTTCTTAGTGATCTTTTCTTCTATCTTAGCTGGATCTATATTAAATGTTTCTTTTTCCACATCAACAAAAACTGGAGTCGCACCAACTGCTGAAATAGACTCTGCTGAAGCAAAATATGTAAATGTAGAAGTTATTACTTCATCTCCGCTTCCTATCCCCAAAGATTTTAATGCAATAACTAATGCATCTGTTCCATTTCCTACTGATATTGCATGCTTAACACCTATATATTCTGCAAATTCCTTTTCAAATTCTACTACGTTCTTACCCATAATATAATTTGCAGAAGAAAGTACTTCTTTAGTTACTCTATCTAAATCTTCAGAAACAGATTTATATTGAGCTTTTAAATCAATTAATGGAATATTCATTTTCCTCGCTCCTTAATTTTACGAAAATATGTTATTTTTATAATAATTCTTCTTATTTATTGAAGAGTTATACATTTATCATTTTAACTCAACTAAACTTAGCAAATATTCAAATTTTATCCAAAACGTCTTTCATTCCAAAAAACTAACATGAATATTTTAACATACTTATTTTCAATTAACAACGTACTCTTGATAAGTTAAGAATTATAAGTTAAAAGTTATGAGTTAATGTTGAAATCTCTTTCAGAAATTTCTTGAATTATGTTTTTTGAAAAGCCAGTAGCTTTCCTTCCTCAACTCATAACTTGCCAATGGGGTACCACTCACTAGGCAGTAATACTTTATAATTGTTGCTTACATATCTGTCATCAATAAGCAAAACTCTGCCTTTATCATTTTCTGTTCTTATTACTCTCCCTGCAGCTTGTTGTACTTTATTTATTCCTGGGAATATGTATGCATACTCATATCCACGTTCTCTATAAAATTCTTTTATAACTTCATTTTTCATATCTATCATTGGATAGCCTACACCTATTATAACGCTTCCTATTAGTTGCTCTCCTGGCAAATCTATACCTTCTGAGAACATACCTCCAAGTACGCAAAACATCAGCAAGTTATTCTTTATTTTAAACTCATTTAAAAATTCACTCTTCTCTTCCTCACTCATGTTTTTCTTCTGCTTTACAAATTCGAAGCCTTCAATAGGAGATTTGCCTATTTCCTCATATAATAATTCCATATATGCATATGATGGTGAGAAAATCATGTAATTTCCCAGCTTATCTTTCACAAAATCTAAAATCTTATCTTTAACCAATTTCAATGTTCTTTGTCTATGCGAATATCTAATATTAATTGGGCTAACATAAACTTTTAAATTTTCTTTATTAAAAGGCGATGGAAGTTTTATTCTATAAGTTTCATCAGTACCTCCAAGCATTTCAATATAATATTTTAGTGGTGTTAGTGTCGCTGAAAAGAATATTACTGAATTACATCGTTTTAAATATTCTTTTAAGTTTTTAGCTGGATTTATACAATATAATGTTAACATAAGTTCTTGTGCTTCTTTTTCCATGCAAGTCCTGTAATTTTCGTCATATAACTGCATTGTAGAAACGAAAGCATTTATGTCAAAGTATAACTGCAATATTTCTTCATATCCTTCAAATTTGTTTCCTCTTACTAAAATTTCTTCACTCTCTCTTAGATATAATTGTAAGTGCTTACTTAGTTCACTTGGTAAGCCTTCCTCACAAAGCCATGTTACTTCTTTATCTTCACACTCATTTCTTAATTCAACAAAATAATCGTTGATTTTTCTTAATATAGCATGTAATTTATTAAGTTTGCCTTTAGTTAACTTTTTGCACTTTAATATTTCATTCTTACATAAAGATGCAGAATACATGTTTCTTGACCTATCTATTAAATTATGCGCTTCATCAACTAGGACTATATTCCCTTTGCTTTCTAGCACACGCGTTAATGATACCCTCGGATCAAAAATATAATTGTAATCTCCAATAATTCCATCGCAATAAAGGCTTAAGTCTAAAGATAACTCAAAAGGACACACTTCATATCTTTCAGCATATTCCTGCAATATTTCCCTGGAAATTCTTTCTTCATTCTCTAAAATATAAAATATTACTTCTTTCACCTTACCATAATAGTTCTTTGCATATTTACATTTCTCTGGATTGCAATCAAAGTTATCATTGCTGCATATTTTTTCTTTAGCAGTAATTACTATGCTCTTAAACTTCAAGCCCTTTGTCCTCAATCTTTCAAACGTTTCCTCTGCAACCTGCCTATTTATGGTCTTAGCTGTTAGATATATAATCCGCTCACCAATCTCCTCTCCTAAAGCCTTTACTGCCGGAAATATCGTTGATATTGTTTTTCCTATACCAGTCGGTGCCTGCGCAAATAGAATTTCTTTTTCCTTCATCGTCTGATATGATATATTTATTAGTTTTCTTTGTCCTTCTCTATACTTATCAAAAGGAAAACTAAGAGTTCTTATAGACTCATTTCTTCTATTTTTTTGTTGATAAATCAAACTAACAAATTTCTCATATTCCTCTAATATTGCTTCTATAAACTTCTCTAATTCTTCTATAGTAAATTGTTTTTCAAAACTTTTAACTTCACTTGTTTCAAGCTGCACGTACGATAACCTTACATAAATATTTTGAATATTATTTTGTTTACAATAAATTAAAGCATATACTTTTGCCTGCGCCCAGTGTACTTCATTCAAATCATCTATATATGCAAAGTTTTTATAGGTTGATTTAATTTCCTCAATTATTATTCTATCATCCTGTATTATAATCCCATCTGCTCGTCCTTCAATATTTATTAAACTCTTCTTTGTTTCAAAGACATAACTTAAATATACTTCTTTTTCATAATTTTTATAAATACTCAAATTATCATCTTGAAGTTTTTGATGTGCCTTTGTACCTTCCACCGCTCTGGCACTTCCCGAAAATCTATTATCTATGTCACCACTCTTAAGACAGAACTCAACTAGATTTCTTACAGATTCCTTTATTATAACCTTATCCATCTCTATTCTCCTCTGTAATAACTTCTAACACTATTTCGAATAATATAAGTTAACTTTTAGTTCTTTACCTTACACGTAAAACACTTACTTAATTTGTATTATAACTATTTAGACATCAAATTAAGTAAGTGTTCTTAACATATTTATATATTTATTTTACTATTCTGTTTCATACTCATTAACTATTTTTTGAACTAACTTTTTAATAACGCTTGCTTGAGCTATTAGTGAAAGAACTAATAAGAAAATCTTTATTCTCTCTTCATCATCTTCTTTCAAATCGAAATTTTTAATTATTTCTTCTATTTTCTTCTCATGGTTTAAGGAAGTTAAAAAGTAATCATCAAAGCTTTCTTTTTGTATTTGTGTAAACGTCTTGTAAGCATCTTCCCATGATAATATATCATCATTTCTATCATTTATTTCATTGAAAGCAAGTCTAAAAACCTTTTTTATTTCTTCTGTAGTCAAGAGTGGTCTCATATAACCTAGTAATACTAACTGAACTAAATGCATTTTAGTATATCCTCGTTTTTTACCATCCTCTGGTTTTGTTATAACTTCGCTTTTAGTATAATTTTGAACTATGTTATTAGTAAACCTTTCATCCACAAATTTATCATTCAAATAATCTATTACTTGGGATAAAAACAAATCATATTTAGGAAGCTCTTCATATGAGACTGAACTATTTTTGGACATTTCCTCCGCTAACTCTTTTATATAATTAGAATCAAATTTTTTTCCCATTTTATACACCTATACTTTCCAATTTTAAATATATATAGATTATATAGTAATTATGAACTCGTTACAAGTTACTTTAAACAGCGTGTTACTAATTTATTTTTCCTAAATATATATTTTCCCAAATTATTATAATTATGTGATTAATGAAATCCTAAGTAGACTAGTAGCAAAAAAATATCTAATTTATGTAATTGCTCGACATTATCACTTATATTCTCCGCGTTTCTGCAAAATAGTTAATATACTGATTTTATTCTTTTTTTTGTAAATAAATTTAGCATATTATAGACAATTTGCTTACTTTACATATTAATATTTTTCAATTGTTGTTATAAGTTGGATTTATTGATTTATTTTTTAAAATCCCCACTATAATTTAGTAAATAAATTCTCTTGACTTTTCTAAAATATGGTAGTATATTTTATATAAGATGTTTATTAAGGTTGAAATTTGTAATTTCTTATAAATAAAGAGAAATATCCATTGACTTTATATTACATACTTGGTAATATATCATAGTAGAATGTCGAATCATGGAATTAGGAGGAGTTTTTTATGAAATCAACAGGTGTAGTTAGAAGAGTAGATGAGTTAGGAAGAATAGTTATTCCTATAGAACTTAGAAGAACTTTAGATATTGCTGAAAAAGATGCATTAGAAATTTATGTAGACGGTGAGCAAATAATCTTAAAGAAATATGAACCAGCTTGTATTTTCTGTGGAGATGCAAGAGATGTAATTAACTACAAAGGTAAAAACATTTGTACTAAATGTTTAGATGAAATTAAAAATAACAGATAATATTTTTATTTAATAAGTTTACCTATTGTAAAATAATAAATAAATTATATATTTATTTTTAAAGAGACTATCTCAATAATTTTGAGATAGTCTTTCTTCTGCAAAATTGTTTGCTTTAATTAGATTAATGCTTTTCTCAAATAACTAAATTAAGTAATATATTATATATCAGTCGAAAACTTATACACTTCACTTTTAGGCAATTCTCTTTCTTTAGCCACAAGTTTTATTGCTGATTTTTTATCCATTCCTTCATCTATGTGTTTTCTTATATGATCTTCAATGGATAAACTTATCCATGCTTCTCTTTGTTCTTCCTTTATTTCCTCAAGTTTTTTTCCTTCAATTACAAGTACAAATTCTCCTCTAGGCTTATTTTCTATAAAATACTCAATCGCCTGGCTCATAGTACCTCTAAATATTTCCTGATATATTTTTGTTAATTCTCTACATACTGCAATCTTTCTATTTCCAAATGTTTCATTTAAAAATGTTAACGTATCTAATAATCTATGCGGCGCCTCATAAAATATAATTGTCTCTTGGCTTTGCAAAAGTTCTTCTGCTACTACCTTTCGATCTTTATTTTCTCTAGGTAAAAAGCCTCTAAATAAGAATTTAGTTGTATCTAAACCTGAATAAACTAACGCTGTAGTTATTGCTGTTGCTCCTGGAAGTACTTCAAAATCAATCATTTTTTCTATACATCTTTCAACAATAACGCTTCCCGGATCTGATATTCCAGGTGTTCCTGCATCTGAAACCAATGCTACATTTTTACCTTCCATAAGCAATTCTATAATTTTATCACTTTTTATCTGTTCATTAAATTTATGATAACTAATTAAAGGCTTTTTAATTTCAAAATGATTTAACAATTTTAATGTTTGTCTTGTATCTTCCGCCGCAATAAAATCAGCTTCTTGTAAAGTTTCTAATGCTCGTAATGTAATATCTTTTAAATTTCCAATTGGAGTTGGCACTAAATATAATTTTCCATTGCTCATATCATATCCTCCAGTATATTGAATCAATTTCCTTAGTATATTTTCCATTATCATCATAGACATACAATGGAGCTTCCCATTTCAAATATGCTCCTCCATCTCTTTGTCCCTCAACCAAAACAATATTAGGCGCTTTTCCCATTTTAGGATGAATCATTTTTATCCTCTTAGGCTCTATCTTGTATTTCCTCATTAAAGTAAAAATGTCTGCTAAACGTTCCGGCCTATGTATCATGAAAAGCCTGCCATTATCTTTTAATAAAGTTCTCGCTGCATTAATCACGTCTTCTAAATTGCATAATATTTCATGTCTGGCTATTGCCAGCTTATCATTTGGATTAATTATACCTGAATTATTCAATTTATATGGTGGATTTACTGTAACTACATCAAACTTTTCAAGTTTCTTCAAAAAATCTACATTTTTTAAATCTTCATTTATAAAGCAAATTTTTTCATCTAAAGAATTTAGTTTCACACTTCTTTTAGCCATTTCAACCATATCTTCCTGTATTTCCAACCCATATATACTCTTAGGCTCATACTTTCCATATATTAAAAATGGTATTATTCCTGTTCCTGTACATAGATCAATTACCCTATGCTTGTTTTTTACACAGGCAAAATCAGATAATAGTACAGCATCTATGCCAAATTTAAATCCATCCTTCTTTTGAATCAAATTTAATCCTTTAAGTTGTAAATCATCTACTGTCTCATCTTCTTTTATATATTCTAATTTGCTATCCATTTATTTTTCCTCTGACTTCTTCATGTGAATTTTGCTTATACTCTTATAAATTTATTAATATTTCTATGAAATTATAGATCTTATATACATTCCACATTATAACATCGCAAATCAAATAAAAAAAGTCCTTCTGTATTTAAACAGAAGGACTATCTCTTGAAATCAGATGTTAACAACTAATTTCTTATGTTAACTAGTTTAAAATTCTTCTTGCTGCATAAAAACTATATACCGGTGCTACTTTGACTACATCACCTGTTTGTGGCGCATTAATCATTTGGCCGTTCCCAACATATATTCCAACATGGCCTGGATGTGTAAATACTAAATCTCCCGGTTGAAGCTGATCTTGACTAACAGCTTGTCCTTGATTTATTTGTGAGTAAGTTGTTCTAGATATATCAACACCTGCAGCATTTTCATATACATATTGAGTAAATCCTGAACAATCGAAACTATTTGCACCAGTTGCTCCCCACACATATGGTTTTCCTAATTGTGCATATGCTTCATTTAAAATGGCTTGAGCATTTCCAGCTGATGGCACAGCAACTTTTGCACCTCTACTTGCTGTAGAAGTAGCAAATTTTACTTCGGCTGCTTTTTTAGTTGATACTGCAGCTTTGGCTTTCTCTATTTTATCATTTATTTCAGAAGTAACAATTTCACTCTTAATTTGATTATCTCTAATATTTCTTAATTGATCAATCGCTGCTTGAAGATCTGCTGCTGAACTATTAGAATTATCTATAACATCAAACTGAGTCTTTACAGTGTCTCTTTCTAATTGTGATAAATATTGCGCATCAAACTTACTTTTTTCATCTTTTGCTTGAGCTGATAATGTTTCCTCTTCTTTTTTCTTTCCATCTAATTCATCTAAATTAGTTTGTATTTCTTTGTTAAGCTTATCTATTTCAGATTTTTTATCTTCTAAGGATTGAATTTTATTATTTAATTCTTCCTTTTTACTTGTAACTTCTTCTATTGCAGCTTTATCTTTACCTAATATCTTGCTCACAGCCTCTGCTCTTGAAAAGAAATCACTTGTTGATTCTGACTCAAGAATAAAATTTAAATAACTAAATTCTAAATCTCCTGATGTATACATTGCTTTAACTCTTTGTCCCAAAGCTAAATCTAATGTATTAATATCTTTCTTACATTGTTCAATATCTTTTGTAGTATTATCAATAGTATTATTTATACTTGTTATTTCTTTTTTATTTTTATCTACTGTTACTTGTAGCGGTTCTATCTGTGTATCTAAATCGTAGATCTTATTTTCAATATCTGTTATTTTACTTTGAATATCTGCATATTTTTGTCTCGAATCACTTAATTGTTGATTATCCGGCGTCGCAAACACAGGTATAGAGCTACCTACAACGATTACTGTCGCTAACGTAATAGCTAGAATTCTGCTTTTCATTCATTATCGGTTGTCAAACCTTCCCTCCTCCATCAATCTATATTCTCAGACAATTATAACACTTTCAGTAAAGATGGACAATTCTTATATCTGGCGAGAATTTAGTTTATCCTAGTAATATCTGTATATTGTCCGTATTCCCCTCTTTTTCTAACTCATTCTTTATCTTTCTCAATCTTTAAATTTTTCATCAACTAGATTAATATGTAAACTTTATATTATAATTCTTAAGTTGTAACTATATGTATTAATATTATAAATACTTGTTTTACTATGAATATCAAAATCCTTGACATAAAACTCACTTGAATATATAATTATAAATGGCTACGGGGTGTGGCGCAGCTGGGAGCGCGCGTGGTTTGGGACCATGAGGTCGCAGGTTCAATCCCTGTCACCCCGACCAAAAATATTATCTAAAATATACAAATATTAACTTAGGGACAATCCTTAAGTTTTTTTATTTATCCTTTTATTATATATATTGCAATTGGCTATGCACAATTTAAAATTAGCAATTGTTGTAAAAATTCTGTAAAGACTTCACCGCTAATTGCCAATTGTACGTTGCAAATTTTTAATTGCAACATATATAGTAATTACAAATCAATTTATAATTATTATAATAGCTTTGTAAATATCACCAGTAATAATTTATGGAGGTATACATGTTAAATAATATAAAGGCTGCAATCTTTGACTTAGATGGGACTCTAGTTGATTCCATGTGGGTTTGGAGTAAAATTGATACTGATTACCTAAAAGATAAGGGTTATACTGTGCCTGAAAATTTAAAAAATGATATTGAACATTTAAGTTTTACTCAAACTGCTATTTATTTTAAAGAAAAATTTAAACTCAATGATTCCATAGAAAAAATAGTAGCTGATTGGCATGATATGGCCTATTATCATTACTCTAATAATGTAAAATTAAAATCAGGAGTGCTGAAATTCTTAGATTATTTAAAATCTAATAAAATAAAAATCGCTTTAGCTACCAGTAATTCTCACTCTCTGTTGGAAGCTTGCTTAAAAAATAATAAAGTTTATGATTATTTTGATTCAATCACAACTACCGATGAAGTCTCTAATGGTAAAGATTCTCCCGATGTATATTTACTAGCTGCCAAAAAATTAGGCATTGATCCAAAGAATTGTGTTGTATTTGAAGATATCCTGCCTGCTGTACAAGCTGCAAAATGTGCGGACATGAAGGTAATTGCAGTAGAAGATACTGAATGCTTAAATTCAAGGGAGGATTTTCTTAAGTACGCGGATGAATATATTACCTCATTTTTAGACTTATTAGAGTAGCTAAGCATACTATAATCTTATATAACAATATATATTTTTTATATCATACTTATTTTGTAACATTTCAACATTAAAATCCTTTATACGCGAAAACAGCTACATTCTTTAACCAGAATGCAGCTGTTTTTTATTGTAGCTGTTAAAATCTAATTTGTGTCCTATTAGTATTTTACTTAGTAACTTTAGAACTATTATAGAAATAACTACTTGATTGTCGCAAGAAATTACTTTCTCTCAACTCCATACTTTCCTTCTAATTCCTTTAAAATTTGCTCATACTTAGTATGTTGGTTTTGTTTTACTAATTCATTTAAAACATTATCCTTTACTTCATCAAAGCTAGTAACTGATGCTTCGTTTTTTGCATCTACTAATATTAAATGATATCCAAATTGAGTTTTAACTGGCTCAGTAATTGTACCTATTTCAGCATCAAATGCAGCTTCTTCAAATTCTGGTACCATCATTCCTTTTGAAAATTCACCTAGATTTCCACCTTGCATATTTGATGGACACATTGAATACTTCATTGCAGCATCCCCAAATGATATTTGTTCACTTAAAATTTCTTCCTTAGCCTTTTTAGCTTCTTCTTCTGTTTCAACTAAAATATGTCGAGCAGAAACTGTAGCTGGTTTACCAAAAGATTCTTTATTATCTTCATAATATTTATTAACTTCATCATCTGTAACTGTTACATCAGCTAATATCTTATTTATTGCCATTGAAGTTATAACTTCCTTTGATATGTTTTCTATGGCATCTTTATATTCTTGTGTTTTATCTATGTTTATTTCTTTTCCGAACTTATTCATTAATTCAAATGAAATTAATTGCTCTACTAATTGTTTTCTCTTTTCTTCACTTTGTAATGCGCCTCTTTGTTCTTGAGGATACCTGCTGATAATCGCATTTAAATCTTTTTCTGTTATTTCATGTCCTGCTGCAATAGCTAATACTTTATTTTCCATGTAAATTCTCCTTTATAATAAATATTTTATATTATTTTTCTTAGTAATTTGTTTTATACATTCCATTTTAACAGCATCTGACCCTTCAAACAACAATAATGAGCAAATATTTTTAGTCAATATAATCTAATATACATAAATCTGTAATATAATGTTATAATAATTTCGGGTGATGTTATGTCTGAAATATTAAAAAACGATTGGAAAAATTATTTAGAATCCGAATTTCATAAAGATTATTATCTTAAATTAAGAAAATTTTTAGTCAATGAATATAACTCTAAGATCATCTATCCAAATATGTATGATCTTTTTAATGCGTTGCATTTTACACCTTATAGTGATGTTAAGGTCGTTATCTTAGGACAGGATCCTTATCACGGTCCTAAACAGGCACATGGCTTAAGCTTTTCTGTTAATCCTGGTGTAAAAGCTCCACCATCTTTAATTAACATCTACAAG harbors:
- a CDS encoding acyltransferase translates to MSDNYFVHESSYVDDNVKIGDGTKIWHFSHVMSNCEIGEKCNIGQNVVISPGVKIGNGVKIQNNVSVYTGVICEDDVFLGPSCVFTNVVNPRSFIERKSEYRETVIGKGASIGANVTIVCGHNIGRFALVGAGAVVTKHIPDYALVVGNPANILGYVCECGERLEFKDEHASCKACGKNYNKNDEKVECIND
- a CDS encoding DegT/DnrJ/EryC1/StrS family aminotransferase, translated to MNIPLIDLKAQYKSVSEDLDRVTKEVLSSANYIMGKNVVEFEKEFAEYIGVKHAISVGNGTDALVIALKSLGIGSGDEVITSTFTYFASAESISAVGATPVFVDVEKETFNIDPAKIEEKITKKTKAIIPVHIFGQSARMDEINEIAKKHNLKVIEDAAQAVGSKYKGKMIGTLGDAACFSFFPTKNLSCAGDGGMIVTNDDNIAIVARALRTHGSGENGQKAFNFLNNIKEEIETSKDGDDTVYNPLKYYNYLIGFNSRLDAIQAAILRVKLPHLDKWNEGRRKIAKIYDEKLKNSNVVTPVVDKENDPIYHQYVLQCEDRETMLTKLKEKGVATGVYYPVPLHLQKVYKDLGYKEGDMPVAEYLSHRTFAIPVYPELTETEVDYIIESIKA
- a CDS encoding ATP-dependent DNA helicase — encoded protein: MDKVIIKESVRNLVEFCLKSGDIDNRFSGSARAVEGTKAHQKLQDDNLSIYKNYEKEVYLSYVFETKKSLINIEGRADGIIIQDDRIIIEEIKSTYKNFAYIDDLNEVHWAQAKVYALIYCKQNNIQNIYVRLSYVQLETSEVKSFEKQFTIEELEKFIEAILEEYEKFVSLIYQQKNRRNESIRTLSFPFDKYREGQRKLINISYQTMKEKEILFAQAPTGIGKTISTIFPAVKALGEEIGERIIYLTAKTINRQVAEETFERLRTKGLKFKSIVITAKEKICSNDNFDCNPEKCKYAKNYYGKVKEVIFYILENEERISREILQEYAERYEVCPFELSLDLSLYCDGIIGDYNYIFDPRVSLTRVLESKGNIVLVDEAHNLIDRSRNMYSASLCKNEILKCKKLTKGKLNKLHAILRKINDYFVELRNECEDKEVTWLCEEGLPSELSKHLQLYLRESEEILVRGNKFEGYEEILQLYFDINAFVSTMQLYDENYRTCMEKEAQELMLTLYCINPAKNLKEYLKRCNSVIFFSATLTPLKYYIEMLGGTDETYRIKLPSPFNKENLKVYVSPINIRYSHRQRTLKLVKDKILDFVKDKLGNYMIFSPSYAYMELLYEEIGKSPIEGFEFVKQKKNMSEEEKSEFLNEFKIKNNLLMFCVLGGMFSEGIDLPGEQLIGSVIIGVGYPMIDMKNEVIKEFYRERGYEYAYIFPGINKVQQAAGRVIRTENDKGRVLLIDDRYVSNNYKVLLPSEWYPIGKL
- a CDS encoding DUF1836 domain-containing protein — encoded protein: MGKKFDSNYIKELAEEMSKNSSVSYEELPKYDLFLSQVIDYLNDKFVDERFTNNIVQNYTKSEVITKPEDGKKRGYTKMHLVQLVLLGYMRPLLTTEEIKKVFRLAFNEINDRNDDILSWEDAYKTFTQIQKESFDDYFLTSLNHEKKIEEIIKNFDLKEDDEERIKIFLLVLSLIAQASVIKKLVQKIVNEYETE
- a CDS encoding AbrB/MazE/SpoVT family DNA-binding domain-containing protein: MKSTGVVRRVDELGRIVIPIELRRTLDIAEKDALEIYVDGEQIILKKYEPACIFCGDARDVINYKGKNICTKCLDEIKNNR
- the rsmI gene encoding 16S rRNA (cytidine(1402)-2'-O)-methyltransferase, translating into MSNGKLYLVPTPIGNLKDITLRALETLQEADFIAAEDTRQTLKLLNHFEIKKPLISYHKFNEQIKSDKIIELLMEGKNVALVSDAGTPGISDPGSVIVERCIEKMIDFEVLPGATAITTALVYSGLDTTKFLFRGFLPRENKDRKVVAEELLQSQETIIFYEAPHRLLDTLTFLNETFGNRKIAVCRELTKIYQEIFRGTMSQAIEYFIENKPRGEFVLVIEGKKLEEIKEEQREAWISLSIEDHIRKHIDEGMDKKSAIKLVAKERELPKSEVYKFSTDI
- a CDS encoding tRNA1(Val) (adenine(37)-N6)-methyltransferase, whose translation is MDSKLEYIKEDETVDDLQLKGLNLIQKKDGFKFGIDAVLLSDFACVKNKHRVIDLCTGTGIIPFLIYGKYEPKSIYGLEIQEDMVEMAKRSVKLNSLDEKICFINEDLKNVDFLKKLEKFDVVTVNPPYKLNNSGIINPNDKLAIARHEILCNLEDVINAARTLLKDNGRLFMIHRPERLADIFTLMRKYKIEPKRIKMIHPKMGKAPNIVLVEGQRDGGAYLKWEAPLYVYDDNGKYTKEIDSIYWRI
- a CDS encoding C40 family peptidase, which translates into the protein MKSRILAITLATVIVVGSSIPVFATPDNQQLSDSRQKYADIQSKITDIENKIYDLDTQIEPLQVTVDKNKKEITSINNTIDNTTKDIEQCKKDINTLDLALGQRVKAMYTSGDLEFSYLNFILESESTSDFFSRAEAVSKILGKDKAAIEEVTSKKEELNNKIQSLEDKKSEIDKLNKEIQTNLDELDGKKKEEETLSAQAKDEKSKFDAQYLSQLERDTVKTQFDVIDNSNSSAADLQAAIDQLRNIRDNQIKSEIVTSEINDKIEKAKAAVSTKKAAEVKFATSTASRGAKVAVPSAGNAQAILNEAYAQLGKPYVWGATGANSFDCSGFTQYVYENAAGVDISRTTYSQINQGQAVSQDQLQPGDLVFTHPGHVGIYVGNGQMINAPQTGDVVKVAPVYSFYAARRILN
- a CDS encoding HAD family phosphatase, whose amino-acid sequence is MLNNIKAAIFDLDGTLVDSMWVWSKIDTDYLKDKGYTVPENLKNDIEHLSFTQTAIYFKEKFKLNDSIEKIVADWHDMAYYHYSNNVKLKSGVLKFLDYLKSNKIKIALATSNSHSLLEACLKNNKVYDYFDSITTTDEVSNGKDSPDVYLLAAKKLGIDPKNCVVFEDILPAVQAAKCADMKVIAVEDTECLNSREDFLKYADEYITSFLDLLE
- a CDS encoding peptidyl-prolyl cis-trans isomerase, which codes for MENKVLAIAAGHEITEKDLNAIISRYPQEQRGALQSEEKRKQLVEQLISFELMNKFGKEINIDKTQEYKDAIENISKEVITSMAINKILADVTVTDDEVNKYYEDNKESFGKPATVSARHILVETEEEAKKAKEEILSEQISFGDAAMKYSMCPSNMQGGNLGEFSKGMMVPEFEEAAFDAEIGTITEPVKTQFGYHLILVDAKNEASVTSFDEVKDNVLNELVKQNQHTKYEQILKELEGKYGVERK